The Medicago truncatula cultivar Jemalong A17 chromosome 4, MtrunA17r5.0-ANR, whole genome shotgun sequence genome includes a region encoding these proteins:
- the LOC11413063 gene encoding trihelix transcription factor GT-3b — protein sequence MEGHQFHHKNQRQHQQQQQNLHLHNINNTINVVDVSDRFPQWSIQETNEFLLIRAELDQTFMETKRNKQLWEVISNHMKEKGYHRSAEQCKCKWKNLVTRYKGCETMETEVLKQQFPFYNELQTIFTARMQRMLWTEAEDGSKKKATHLSTDDDEDDGNEESEAVSQKGSNRKKKKAKVENESGSSKSFFRNLKEILDEFMRQQLQIEAQWMEAFEARENERRLREMEWRQQMEMLENERILMEQRWREREEQRRIREEARAEKRDALITALLNKLERQ from the exons atggaAGGGCATCAATTCCATCACAAGAACCaaagacaacatcaacaacaacaacaaaatcttcatcttcataatataaataaCACAATTAACGTTGTTGATGTTTCTGATAGGTTTCCTCAATGGAGCATACAAGAGACGAACGAGTTTCTGCTGATTCGAGCGGAGCTTGATCAAACTTTCATGGAGACTAAAAGAAACAAACAGTTGTGGGAAGTTATTTCCAACCATATGAAGGAAAAGGGTTATCATAGAAGTGCAGAACAGTGTAAGTGCAAGTGGAAAAACCTTGTTACTCGCTATAAG GGATGTGAAACAATGGAGACAGAAGTGTTGAAACAACAATTTCCATTTTACAATGAACTTCAAACAATTTTCACAGCAAGGATGCAGAGAATGTTATGGACTGAAGCTGAAGACGGATCGAAGAAGAAGGCTACACACCTTTCAACCGATGACGATGAAGACGATGGTAATGAAGAAAGTGAAGCAGTGTCTCAAAAGGGTAGcaatagaaagaagaagaaagcaaaGGTAGAAAACGAAAGCGGTAGTAGCAAAAGTTTCTTCCGCAATTTGAAGGAAATTTTGGATGAGTTCATGAGACAACAATTGCAAATTGAAGCACAATGGATGGAAGCATTTGAAGCTAGAGAGAATGAAAGGAGGTTGAGGGAGATGGAGTGGAGACAACAAATGGAAATGCTTGAGAATGAGAGGATATTGATGGAACAAAGATGGAGAGAAAGGGAAGAACAAAGGAGGATTAGAGAAGAAGCTAGGGCTGAGAAGAGAGATGCTTTGATCACAGCTCTATTAAACAAGTTAGAGAGACAATAG